In one Pseudomonas sp. MM211 genomic region, the following are encoded:
- a CDS encoding PIG-L deacetylase family protein, translating into MKANPIQGQGTSPQAWKASRHLAQVADIDCAELVPAGSRAVIISPHPDDEILGCGGLLQLLAHEQRHVLLISVTDGGASHQGSRYWTPQRLSIVRPQESADALKRLGLPLNQMQWVHGGFPDTGVAARENELRDFLKTYLQPSDVVFTTWSEDGHSDHEAVGRASLAAAQECGARMHEIPVWAWHWANPEDLRIPWDRARKLQLDKRVQARKRHAVQAFASQLYSDPDTGHEPVLSAITVERLQQPFEVVFL; encoded by the coding sequence ATGAAAGCCAATCCGATTCAAGGACAAGGCACCTCGCCGCAAGCGTGGAAAGCTTCACGGCATTTGGCCCAGGTAGCCGATATCGACTGCGCAGAGCTGGTACCGGCAGGCTCACGGGCGGTGATCATCTCGCCCCATCCGGATGATGAAATCCTTGGTTGCGGTGGTTTGCTGCAACTGCTCGCGCACGAGCAACGCCACGTTCTACTGATATCGGTTACCGATGGCGGAGCCAGTCACCAGGGCTCGCGTTACTGGACGCCGCAACGGCTCAGCATCGTCCGCCCGCAAGAAAGTGCCGACGCATTGAAGCGCCTGGGCCTGCCGCTCAACCAGATGCAATGGGTTCATGGTGGTTTTCCCGATACCGGCGTAGCCGCGAGGGAAAATGAGCTGCGCGACTTTCTCAAAACCTACCTGCAACCTAGCGACGTGGTGTTCACCACCTGGAGCGAGGATGGCCACAGCGACCACGAGGCCGTAGGTCGTGCCTCCCTGGCGGCAGCTCAGGAATGTGGCGCGCGTATGCACGAGATACCGGTGTGGGCCTGGCACTGGGCCAACCCGGAAGACCTGCGCATTCCGTGGGACAGAGCGCGCAAACTACAGCTGGATAAAAGGGTTCAGGCGCGCAAGCGTCATGCGGTACAGGCCTTTGCCAGCCAGCTGTACAGCGACCCGGACACGGGCCACGAGCCGGTACTGTCGGCGATCACCGTGGAGCGTCTGCAGCAACCATTCGAGGTGGTGTTCTTATGA
- the glgX gene encoding glycogen debranching protein GlgX, translating to MSQPRSRITEGHPFPLGSTWDGLGVNFALFSAHATKVELCIFDPDGLEEIERIELPEYSDEIWHGYLPDAHPGLIYGYRVYGPYEPEAGHRFNPNKLLIDPYAKQLVGELKWSEALFGYEIGHPDGDLSFDERDSAPFVPKCKVVDPAYTWGKHRNHRVDWDKTVLYEAHLRGLTMRHPSVAEEKRGTFAGLMNADVIKHIRKLGVSSVELLPVHAFVNDQHLLEKGMNNYWGYNSIGFFAPHPRYLASGHINEFKEMAAHLHDAGLELILDVVYNHTAEGNELGPTLSMRGIDNASYYRLMPDDKRYYINDSGTGNTLDLSHPCVLQMVTDSLRYWAKEMGVDGFRFDLATILARAHDGYDERHSFLVACRQDPVLSKVKLIAEPWDCGPGGYQVGGFPPGWAEWNDKFRDNVRGFWKGDEGQLAELASRLTASGDLYNQRGRRPFTSVNFITAHDGFTLNDLVSYNDKHNEDNDENNQDGSNNNLSWNHGVEGPTDDEEISDLRQRQMRNFMATLLLAQGTPMLVAGDEFARTQHGNNNAYCQDSEIGWIDWNLGEQGKQLQAFVSRLIKLRMSYPILRRGRFFVGAYNEELGVKDVTWLAPHGEEMSEENWHDPNARCLGMLLDGRAQPTGIRRSGADATLLLVVNAHHDVVNFRLPEVAQGSHWTCMLDTNRTDEPEDESFQFGDEFTVTHRSLVLFELHKEKQA from the coding sequence ATGAGTCAACCACGCTCGCGTATTACCGAAGGTCACCCCTTTCCATTGGGGTCGACCTGGGATGGTTTGGGCGTCAACTTCGCGCTCTTCTCGGCTCACGCCACCAAGGTCGAGCTGTGCATCTTCGATCCTGACGGCCTGGAAGAGATCGAGCGCATCGAATTGCCGGAGTACAGTGACGAAATCTGGCACGGCTACCTGCCCGATGCACACCCGGGGCTGATTTACGGCTACCGGGTTTACGGCCCTTACGAGCCGGAAGCCGGGCACCGTTTCAACCCCAACAAGCTGCTGATCGACCCCTACGCCAAGCAGTTGGTTGGCGAATTGAAGTGGTCGGAAGCGCTGTTCGGCTACGAGATCGGCCATCCCGATGGCGACCTCAGCTTCGACGAGCGTGACAGTGCGCCCTTCGTGCCCAAGTGCAAGGTCGTCGACCCGGCTTACACCTGGGGCAAACACCGCAACCATCGCGTCGACTGGGACAAGACGGTGCTTTACGAAGCCCATCTGCGCGGCCTGACCATGCGTCACCCGTCGGTGGCCGAAGAAAAGCGCGGCACCTTCGCCGGGCTGATGAACGCCGACGTGATCAAGCACATCCGCAAACTGGGTGTTTCCTCGGTGGAACTGCTGCCCGTGCATGCCTTCGTCAATGACCAGCACCTGCTGGAAAAGGGCATGAACAACTACTGGGGCTACAACAGCATCGGCTTCTTCGCGCCTCACCCGCGCTACCTGGCCAGTGGGCACATCAACGAGTTCAAGGAGATGGCCGCGCACCTGCACGACGCCGGCCTCGAGCTGATTCTCGACGTGGTCTACAACCACACCGCCGAAGGCAACGAGCTGGGCCCTACCCTGTCCATGCGCGGTATCGACAACGCCAGCTATTACCGGCTGATGCCCGACGACAAGCGTTACTACATCAACGATTCCGGCACCGGCAACACCCTGGATTTGAGCCACCCTTGCGTGCTGCAGATGGTTACCGACTCGCTGCGCTACTGGGCCAAGGAAATGGGCGTAGACGGTTTCCGCTTCGACCTGGCGACTATTCTCGCCCGTGCCCACGACGGTTACGACGAGCGCCACAGCTTCCTGGTCGCCTGTCGCCAGGATCCGGTACTGAGCAAGGTCAAGCTGATCGCCGAGCCGTGGGACTGCGGCCCGGGTGGTTATCAGGTCGGTGGTTTCCCACCGGGCTGGGCAGAGTGGAACGACAAGTTCCGTGACAACGTACGGGGCTTCTGGAAAGGCGACGAAGGTCAGTTGGCCGAGCTCGCCAGCCGCCTGACCGCGTCCGGCGACCTGTACAACCAGCGTGGTCGACGTCCGTTCACGTCGGTGAATTTCATCACCGCTCACGACGGTTTCACCCTCAATGACCTAGTGTCGTACAACGACAAGCACAACGAGGACAACGACGAGAACAACCAGGACGGCAGCAACAACAACCTGTCCTGGAACCACGGCGTCGAGGGGCCGACCGACGACGAGGAAATCAGCGACCTGCGCCAACGCCAGATGCGCAATTTCATGGCCACCCTGCTGCTCGCCCAGGGCACACCGATGCTGGTGGCCGGTGACGAATTCGCCCGTACCCAGCACGGCAACAACAATGCCTACTGCCAGGACAGCGAAATCGGCTGGATCGACTGGAACCTCGGCGAACAGGGCAAGCAACTGCAAGCCTTCGTCAGCCGCCTGATCAAGCTACGCATGAGCTACCCAATCCTGCGTCGTGGCCGCTTCTTCGTCGGTGCCTACAACGAAGAGCTGGGGGTCAAGGATGTCACCTGGCTGGCGCCCCATGGCGAAGAGATGAGCGAAGAGAACTGGCATGACCCGAACGCCCGCTGCCTGGGCATGTTGCTCGATGGCCGCGCGCAGCCGACCGGCATTCGCCGCAGCGGTGCAGACGCGACGCTGCTGCTGGTGGTCAACGCGCACCACGACGTGGTCAATTTCCGTCTGCCGGAAGTCGCCCAGGGTAGTCACTGGACGTGCATGCTCGACACCAACCGCACCGATGAACCGGAAGACGAAAGCTTCCAGTTCGGCGACGAGTTCACCGTGACTCATCGCTCCCTGGTGCTCTTCGAGCTGCACAAGGAAAAGCAGGCATGA
- a CDS encoding glycosyltransferase, translated as MIGIVIPAHNEELSLDQCLDAVLTAAAHPELEMAVRVLVVLDSCTDGSASVIANYPVETLTIQAQNVGLARAAGIEWLLSHGATWIACSDADSRVAPDWLVRQLSLNADMVCGTVQVAEWGDLGLDVQARYQSAYQARDGHRHIHGANLSFSAACYRRAGGFKAIPVDEDVQLVAAFERIGAHIAWSCLPQVYTSARLDCRARGGFGDYLKSLL; from the coding sequence ATGATCGGCATCGTGATTCCTGCTCATAACGAAGAGCTGTCGCTCGACCAGTGCCTCGATGCGGTGCTGACGGCCGCTGCTCATCCCGAGCTGGAGATGGCTGTTCGCGTTCTGGTCGTGCTCGACAGCTGCACCGATGGTTCAGCCAGCGTGATCGCCAACTACCCGGTCGAGACCCTCACCATCCAGGCACAGAACGTAGGCCTGGCGCGTGCTGCTGGTATCGAGTGGCTGTTGTCCCACGGCGCCACCTGGATCGCCTGCTCGGATGCCGACAGCCGCGTCGCACCGGACTGGCTGGTACGCCAGCTGAGCCTGAACGCCGACATGGTATGCGGCACCGTACAGGTCGCCGAATGGGGCGATCTCGGCCTGGACGTGCAGGCGCGCTACCAGAGCGCCTACCAGGCCCGCGACGGACACCGGCATATCCACGGCGCCAATCTGTCCTTCAGCGCCGCCTGCTACCGCCGCGCGGGTGGCTTCAAGGCCATCCCTGTCGATGAAGACGTACAACTGGTGGCAGCCTTCGAACGTATCGGCGCGCATATCGCCTGGAGCTGCCTGCCGCAGGTGTACACCAGCGCACGACTGGATTGCCGTGCCCGCGGTGGTTTCGGCGACTATCTCAAGTCCCTGCTCTGA
- a CDS encoding class I SAM-dependent DNA methyltransferase, protein MSVADNYFEKLYKGSQDPWSFRERWYEQRKRNLTLAALPRNHYGSIFEPGCANGELSVRLSERCTQLLCSDTSAIALELARNRLAHRSNVRLLQTRLPEQWPEGGFDLIVLSELCYYLDQKDLDQLIERARTSLNQGGNLLACHWRWPIDECPQNGDQVHERIHQALGLPRLLRHEDADMVLEVWGTQSTSVAQREGLAPSTGDESPA, encoded by the coding sequence ATGAGCGTCGCAGACAACTATTTCGAAAAGCTCTACAAGGGCAGCCAGGATCCCTGGTCATTCCGCGAGCGCTGGTACGAGCAACGCAAGCGCAACTTGACGCTCGCTGCCCTGCCACGCAACCACTACGGCAGCATCTTCGAGCCGGGGTGTGCCAATGGTGAACTCAGCGTCCGTTTGTCGGAGCGCTGCACTCAATTGCTATGCAGCGACACCTCGGCAATCGCCCTGGAACTGGCCCGCAATCGCCTCGCCCATCGCAGCAACGTGCGCCTGCTACAGACCCGCCTGCCCGAGCAGTGGCCCGAAGGCGGATTCGACCTGATAGTGCTCAGTGAGCTGTGCTACTACCTCGACCAGAAAGATCTCGATCAGTTGATCGAGCGGGCTCGAACATCCCTCAATCAGGGCGGCAACTTGCTCGCCTGCCACTGGCGCTGGCCGATCGACGAATGCCCGCAGAACGGTGACCAGGTACACGAGCGTATCCACCAGGCACTGGGTCTGCCACGCCTGCTGCGCCATGAAGACGCCGATATGGTTCTCGAGGTATGGGGCACCCAGAGCACATCAGTGGCGCAGCGTGAGGGGCTGGCGCCCAGCACGGGTGACGAGTCGCCAGCATGA
- a CDS encoding acyl-CoA dehydrogenase family protein yields MKPGGGSPVDRLGVLLDELPLAAPIQPEALAHALQTLCGAGLDQLPQPGGGHTLQRWQALAAVAAHDLSLCKLYEGHTDALAIMQHFAAATPPSDSTWGMWAAEPPQARVELHAEHSDGSVRLHGRKAWCSGAKVLSHGLLTAWNANGEQQLVAVALAQPGVSVSNEGWQAIGMQATQSVEVSFEGARGYRVGPPGGYLERPGFWQGGAGIAACWYGSAQFIGEALRKHCARHDEPHALAHLGEVDNTLFAAASALRDCARWIDANPQASAELAVRRVRASCESAVDSVIRHVGRALGAAPYCRDGTLARHLADLPVYLRQSHAERDLADLGSLAARQQPGSWML; encoded by the coding sequence ATGAAGCCCGGCGGCGGCTCTCCCGTGGATCGCCTCGGCGTTCTGCTGGACGAGCTGCCGCTCGCTGCACCGATCCAACCCGAGGCCCTCGCCCATGCGTTGCAAACGTTATGTGGCGCCGGCCTCGACCAATTACCGCAGCCCGGCGGTGGCCATACCCTGCAACGTTGGCAGGCGTTGGCCGCGGTCGCTGCACACGATTTGAGCCTGTGCAAACTCTACGAAGGACACACTGACGCCCTGGCGATCATGCAGCACTTCGCGGCAGCGACGCCGCCCAGCGACAGTACCTGGGGCATGTGGGCCGCCGAGCCGCCCCAGGCTCGCGTCGAGCTGCATGCCGAGCACAGCGATGGCAGTGTCCGTCTGCATGGGCGCAAGGCCTGGTGTTCCGGCGCCAAGGTACTCAGCCATGGGCTGCTCACGGCCTGGAATGCCAACGGCGAGCAGCAGCTGGTGGCCGTCGCGCTGGCCCAGCCAGGCGTGAGCGTCAGCAATGAAGGCTGGCAGGCAATCGGCATGCAGGCCACGCAAAGCGTGGAGGTGTCGTTCGAGGGGGCTCGCGGGTACCGCGTGGGGCCACCCGGTGGCTACCTCGAGCGCCCAGGCTTCTGGCAGGGCGGTGCCGGTATCGCCGCCTGCTGGTATGGCTCGGCGCAGTTCATCGGCGAGGCACTGCGCAAGCACTGCGCGCGCCACGATGAACCCCATGCCCTCGCCCACCTCGGCGAGGTGGACAACACACTGTTCGCGGCCGCCAGTGCCTTGCGCGATTGCGCCCGCTGGATCGACGCCAACCCACAGGCAAGCGCCGAATTAGCGGTGCGCCGGGTACGTGCTTCGTGCGAAAGCGCTGTCGACAGCGTGATTCGTCACGTCGGCCGCGCGCTGGGCGCCGCCCCGTATTGCCGTGACGGCACGCTCGCCAGGCATCTGGCCGACCTGCCGGTGTACCTGCGGCAGAGCCATGCAGAACGCGACCTAGCCGACCTCGGCAGCCTCGCAGCGCGACAACAACCAGGGAGCTGGATGCTATGA